GCGCGCTGGGCCAGCAAGCTGAACTGCACCGGGTCGGCCACCCGGCTAATCACATCCCTGACCCGCTGGATCGCCGCGGCCCGCGCCGGCATCGGAGCCGACTGTCCGGGATCGACCCGTTGCAGGAAGAAATCGGCCAGCGGAATGGCCTGATCGAGAAGTCCGCGCGTTCGCTCCGCACCATGCCTGCGGACGTAGGTGTCCGGGTCTTCGCCGTCCGGAAGGAAGGCGCCGAGTCCCCACACCCCGACCTCCGCACAGACGCCGAAAGCCCGCATCGCCGCCTCCGCCCCCGCCCGATCGCCGTCAAAGAAAGCCACGATCTCGGGCGCGAAGCGCCGTGCGAGTCGCAGTTGCGAGGCGGTCAAAGCGGTTCCCAGAGTCGCCGCCACGTGACCTATGCCCGCCTCAACCAGGGAGAGCGCGTCGAGATATCCCTCGACGACGACCAGCCGGTTCGCGGTGCGCACGGCATCCCGCGCCTCGTAGAGACCGTAAAGCACACGGCCCTTGTGGAAGATCGGCGATTCCGGCGAGTTCAAGTATTTCGGCTGTTCGGTTCCGAGAGTGCGGGCTCCAAAGCCAATGATGTGACCGCTGCCGTCACGAATCGGGAACGTCACGCGTCCCCACAGACGGTCGTAAGCAGTCCCATCGTTTCGTGTGCCGACGAGGCCGACCTCGGCCGCGCGCGCCGTCGACTTACCCTGAGCACGCAACCGCCGCGCCAGTCCGGATCCTGCCGCCGGACAGAAACCGAGCCCGTAACGTTCGATGGTCACGGCCGTCAGGCCGCGCCGTGCGAGATACTCGCGCGCCGCCTTTCCAGCCTCCGCCGCCATGCAGCCGCGGAAGTATTGCTGGGCCAATTCGTTCAGTTCGATGTATTGCCGGCGTGCACTCTCGGCCCCACTGTCCGACAGCGTCGGCAATGGCACTCCGGCCCGACGCGCTAGGGCCTCTACCGCTTCCACAAACGTGAGGCCCTCCATGCGCATGAGAAAAGTGAAGATAGTCCCACCGACCCCACAACCGAAACAGTGAAACAGGCCGCGGTCGTCGCTGACCGAGAACGACGGAGTCCGTTCGCCATGAAACGGGCACAGGCCGACGTAGTTGCGGCCGGCTTTCTTGAGCGTAACGAACCCCGATACGACCTCGACGATGCTCACGCGATCCCGGATGGCTTCCAGCGTGGAGTCGGGGATACGTACCGCCATGGGCTTCGCTCAGCCCCCCCCGCCGGTCTCCGGAGCCACACCCACCGCCCATCCCGTGCGAACGGCTTTCGCCGCGGCCGACATCAGGTGCTGGGCAACCGTCGACTCCCGCAAGCGTGTGTCGAGGCCGGGAAGTACCGGGAACAGGTGCAGGAAGAGCACGACGAAGGCGACCAGAACAGCCCCCTTACCGGCACCCAGGCAAGCTCCCCCGAGACCCTGCAGCCACCTCCGACCGCCGACGCCACGGAGCCAATCCGCGACGGCTCCGAGCGCGCTCATCGCCGTGTGCACACACACAAAGATGCCGACGAATGCCACCCCTGCAGGGATCGGCGGCGGAAGGCGAAATGATCGGTCGATGGACGCCTCGACCCAGGGCGTCAGCCACACCGCCGTGGCAAGGCCGCCGACCAACCCCAGGAGCCCGAACGCCTCGCGAAAGAACCCACGCCAGAAGCCGCGTAACGCCGCGAGGGCGACGAAGCACAGAAGCAGGACGTCGGGCGCGGTCATCTGCACCGCGTCCTCATCGATCCTGCTCCTGCGCATCGAACATCAAGCATCAGTACCCACTCCGAGCAACTCTCCGGAGGAAACGCTTCTTGGCGGCGAGCGCCTTCTTCTTCCGGCGCACGCTCGGTTTCTCGTAGTGCTCGCGTTTACGCAGCTCGGCGAGGATGCCGGCCTTTTCGCACTGCTTCTTGAAGCGCCGGATGGCGCTCTCGATGGGTTCGTTTTCCTTGACGCGAACCCCTGCCATATTAGGTTCACCCCCTCCCGCTCGTGGGATGGTTGAATTCTTGAGACGCCCTGCTTACGCCCAGAGCGCCTAACCTGCGAACACTAGTTCTTTGCAGGATGATGTTCAAGGTGACGGCGTACCGGGCCGGTGGAGCGCCGCGAACCTGTCGGGATAATCGGTAATGATTCCGTCGACGCCGGCCGCGAGCAGGTCTTCCATCACCTCGACTTCGTTCACCGTCCACGTCAGGACCAGCAACCCACGCTCGTGCGCCGCATTCACTGTCGCCTCGGCGGTAAGTGTCCAGTGGGGATGGAATGAAATCGCTGCGAGGCGCCGCGCCCAGTCCCAGGCGACTTCGACGTCGGCATCGGCCCACAGCAGCCCCAATTGCGCCGCCGGCTCCACATCGCGCAACACCGCCAGCGCTTCCGGGTCAAAGCAAGACACCACCGTCGATCCGACGATGTCCGCACGCCGCAGGACGTCCGAAAGTTGCAACGCCTGCCCACGCCAATCCGCTCGCGGCGACTTCAGTTCCACGTTGAGGCGGGCACGGCCATCGACCAGCGCCACGACCTCGCCGAGCGTGAGAATCGACTCGCCGGCAAATGCCGGCCCGAACCACGCACCGACATCGAGCGCCCGCAAGCCCGGAAGTTCATGCTCGCGCACCAGACCACGGCCATTGGTGGTCCGCTCCAGGACGTCGTCGTGAATTACGATCAGCTCCCCGTCTCGACTGAGGTGCACGTCCAGCTCGATCATGTCCACGCCATGATCGAGGGCTCGCAGAAACGCCCGTCGCGTGTGTTCGGGGGCCTCACCCGAAGCCCCGCGGTGGGCAATCCGCAGCCACGGCCGGTGCATCGCCGGTGTCCTTAGGCCAGGCGAGGGTGCCAATCAAGGCCGCGTGGTGCCCGGACGCCGGTTGCGCTCTGGAAGGCGCTCGTGCGATAGGGTCGCCGTGGCTCGTTCATGGGCCGAACTCAGCGTCAGGGTAAGTAATCGGCATATCGAGGCCGTCTCGAATTTCCTCGTCGAGGCGGGCTCCCCGGGAATCGAGGTGCGCGAGGGTTCGGCAAACTCGGAGATAGTGGGGTACTTCGCCGGAATGCCTCCCATCACCGCCCTGCGCAGGTTGCTCGCCGACCTCGGAGCAAGGCTAGATGGGATCGCGACGCGTCGGGTAGACGAGGAAGCCTGGGGCGAAACCTGGAAGCGGCACTGCCGACCACAGACCATCGGCAAACGGCTCTACGTGTGTCCGTCATGGGAAGTAGAGCGGGCTCCGTCTGGCCGCATCGAGATTGTCATCGACCCAGGCATGGCGTTTGGCACCGGGGACCACCCGACAACGCGGGCTTGCCTGCTGCTCGCCGAGCGTGCGGCGGCTCGTGCACCCCTGCGACGCGTGCTCGACTGCGGCACCGGTTCCGGGATTCTCGCCATCGGCGCCGCGCGCCTCGGAGCCCGGGAGGTGTGGGCTGTCGACCCGGACCCGGTCGCTCGCGCCGCCGCGACGGAGAACGGTGAGATCAATGGAATTGGCGGTCGGCTGCGAGTTGTCCCTTCCCTCGACCCGGTCTCCGGACCGTTCGACCTCATCCTGGCGAATCTTTTCGCCGACCTGCTCGCGGAATTAGCGCCGCGGTTGCGGACCTTGCTGGCACGCACTGGCGTTATGGTATGCGCCGGATTTGTCAGCGCCGACGCCGATCGCGTCGAGCAGCAGTTCGCGCGCGAGGGACTTCACGCCACCCAGACCATCACGGAGGGGGACTGGGTGACACTGGAGCTGCGCCGCCCATAAGAGGCATGGCTGTCCCGATCTTCATCGTCGAGCCGCATCAGTTAGACGGACTCGATGCCATTCTCCGGGGAGCCGAGTTTCGCCACCTGCGCGTGCGTCGCCTGCAGCCCGGAAGTCGGGTCGTGTTGGGCGACGGGCGCGGAAGACAGCGCCCCGGGGTAGTGGTCGCCGTGGCTGCGACAGAGGCGGTCGTCCGCTTTGCGGGTGCAGCGACCGAAGGGGTTGACTCTCCTTGCCGCATCACGCTTGCCCAGGCGGCACTCAAGGCCCCCAAACTCGATCTTCTCATCGAGAAGGCAACCGAGTTGGGGGTGTCCGCAATTGTGGTCTATACGTGCGAGCGTTCCCTTGGCGCCGTCTCGACCAGCCGTCGCGAACGTTGGGAAAGGATCGCTCGCAGCGCAGCCAAGCAATGCGGGCGCGCCACGTCGCCCACCATAACCGGTCCGCTGCCAGGCGCCGCCGTCTTCGCGGATGCAACGTCCCCCCTGCGGCTACTGTTTCTCGAGCCTGCCGCCACACGACCGGCACAGCCAATAAGTCAGCTTGCTGAGCTGTCCACCCCTGCCGCGGTCACTACCATCATTGGCCCTGAGGGCGGATTCACCCCGGAGGAGCGCCAGACGGCCATCCTGGCGGGTTGCACACCGGTAACCCTCGGGACCCGCATCCTGCGCGCGGAGACCGCAGCAATAGCCGCGCTTGCCCTCTGCCAGTTCCTCTGGGGTGATCTCGGCAGATCACCGGGATGAGGCACTCCGCCCTAACGCAACGGTCACTGCTACCTTGCGACCGTGCCGCATGCGCCGTAGCATCCACAGCCATGCGCCCATCCTCAACAACAGAACGGCAGCGGAAGCGGTTCCTATTCGTCATGGACCCCATCGACCGCATTCTTCCCGACAAGGACACCACATTCGTCCTGATGCTCGAAAGCCTCCACCGCGGCCATGGCGTCTACTACTGCACCCAATTCGACCTGTTCACGCGCGACTCCACCTCCTTCGCTTGCTTCCGCCGGGCCGATGTCATGCGGGGTATCCCGCACTTTCGCCTCTTCGAGGAGCGAACAGAACCGCTGGACTGGTTCCAGGTAGTATTTATGCGCAAGGACCCACCCGTGGATCTTGACTACCTCTTCGCCACCCATCTCCTCAGCCTCGCCGACCCTGCTCGCACCCTCGTTCTCAACAACCCTCGCGCCTTGCGGGACGCCAACGAGAAACTCTACACGCTCAATTTCCCTTCGTTGATCCCTCCAACCCTCGTAACCTCCGACATGGCGCGCCTGCGCACTTTTCTCGCCGAGGTCGGCGGCGAGGCCATTCTAAAGCCCCTCGACGCGTGCGGTGGCGCCGGCATTTTCCTCATCCGCACCGGCGACCGCAATCTCAACTCGATTATCGAGACCGCGACCGCGAACGGCCGTCGTCTCATCATGGCGCAGCGATACCTTCCCGAAATCCGTCAGGGCGACAAGCGTGTCATTCTCCTCGACGGCCAACCTCTCGGCGCCGTCTTGCGTGTCCCGCGAGAGGACGAGCACCGCGGCAACATTCACGTCGGCGGCAACTGCGTAAGAAGCGCCCTAACCGCCCGCGATCTTGAGATTGTCGCGGCGGTGGGGCCCCGTTTGTGCGCCGACGGCCTCGTCCTTGTCGGCCTAGACATCATCGGCGACTATCTGACCGAGGTTAACGTCACCAGCCCTACGGGCGTTCAGGAAATCAACGCCCTCGACGGGGTTTGTCTGGAGCAATCGATTCTCAACCTCGTGGAGGGCAAGGCACCGCCTCCTAGCTGATCCAGTCCGCGCCCCATCATAGCCAATAGGCAAAAAAAGGGGCGCCCGATTGGGCGCCCCTTCGTCGCTAGGCCTCCACTCCCTGCCTGTCTCAGGGGAGCGTCATCACGTCTGCGGCCTCGCGGCTCCCGTTCTGGTGTATGTTGAACGCCGCCGTTGCAGTATCCCCCTGGCGCCCATTCGGCGCCCGGTCATGGAGTTCTGTCGCCACGGCAAGTATCCCACTACCGATCGACTGCATCCGGGTCTGCCCCGTCAGGGTGCCTGCTACCCCGGCCCAAAAGATCGATCTCGAATTGTTAGGCGTGTCGATGTTGCTCAGCAGGCGTTCGTCGAAGCACCGCACGCCTCGGCTCGTCGAGAACCGCTGCTCGTATTCGTTGAACACCAAGTATTGCACCACGGCCTGCCCGGGGATCTGCCGGAGATAGTCAGCCGTGCATGGTATGAGGGTCAGCTCGGTGTAAATATTCCGATCACTACCAGGAACCGGATTCTCCGCCCCGTCGAAAAAGTGGTTGAGTAACAGGTATTTAGCGCACCCGTTGTACTCGGCCTCCGGCCCACCAAGAACAAGCTCGTTACTCGGGGCCGAAACTGTTCCAGTGGCCTGCACGCCGATGGCATTGTACTCCTTCACAGTAAACGAAGCGCCACCGTCGGTATCGGCCGTCACCACCTCGCCCTTGAGCACGTTGGCCTCGGTGCTCTTCACGGGGTCGCCGTTGGCGTCAATCACGTAGCAGCGCAACTCGCCGACGAACGGATCCTCCGGTACCGGAGGT
The Candidatus Binatia bacterium DNA segment above includes these coding regions:
- the dnaG gene encoding DNA primase; its protein translation is MAVRIPDSTLEAIRDRVSIVEVVSGFVTLKKAGRNYVGLCPFHGERTPSFSVSDDRGLFHCFGCGVGGTIFTFLMRMEGLTFVEAVEALARRAGVPLPTLSDSGAESARRQYIELNELAQQYFRGCMAAEAGKAAREYLARRGLTAVTIERYGLGFCPAAGSGLARRLRAQGKSTARAAEVGLVGTRNDGTAYDRLWGRVTFPIRDGSGHIIGFGARTLGTEQPKYLNSPESPIFHKGRVLYGLYEARDAVRTANRLVVVEGYLDALSLVEAGIGHVAATLGTALTASQLRLARRFAPEIVAFFDGDRAGAEAAMRAFGVCAEVGVWGLGAFLPDGEDPDTYVRRHGAERTRGLLDQAIPLADFFLQRVDPGQSAPMPARAAAIQRVRDVISRVADPVQFSLLAQRAAQRLGVDESVFRQGRAAGGERGAASTPTMQASGAQFRPEESTLIEVMALDREAARFAASAGAIEALSSGELATAGRDILGAWERGDSAAGIIDRLPGALADKVAAALLGEGPAAATDRLQVARDCVARIATRVQRATAAALRADLRDAESRGDNDHLQERLRRANELLRGKR
- a CDS encoding CvpA family protein — encoded protein: MTAPDVLLLCFVALAALRGFWRGFFREAFGLLGLVGGLATAVWLTPWVEASIDRSFRLPPPIPAGVAFVGIFVCVHTAMSALGAVADWLRGVGGRRWLQGLGGACLGAGKGAVLVAFVVLFLHLFPVLPGLDTRLRESTVAQHLMSAAAKAVRTGWAVGVAPETGGGG
- the rpsU gene encoding 30S ribosomal protein S21; protein product: MAGVRVKENEPIESAIRRFKKQCEKAGILAELRKREHYEKPSVRRKKKALAAKKRFLRRVARSGY
- a CDS encoding glycerophosphodiester phosphodiesterase; translated protein: MHRPWLRIAHRGASGEAPEHTRRAFLRALDHGVDMIELDVHLSRDGELIVIHDDVLERTTNGRGLVREHELPGLRALDVGAWFGPAFAGESILTLGEVVALVDGRARLNVELKSPRADWRGQALQLSDVLRRADIVGSTVVSCFDPEALAVLRDVEPAAQLGLLWADADVEVAWDWARRLAAISFHPHWTLTAEATVNAAHERGLLVLTWTVNEVEVMEDLLAAGVDGIITDYPDRFAALHRPGTPSP
- a CDS encoding 50S ribosomal protein L11 methyltransferase, which produces MARSWAELSVRVSNRHIEAVSNFLVEAGSPGIEVREGSANSEIVGYFAGMPPITALRRLLADLGARLDGIATRRVDEEAWGETWKRHCRPQTIGKRLYVCPSWEVERAPSGRIEIVIDPGMAFGTGDHPTTRACLLLAERAAARAPLRRVLDCGTGSGILAIGAARLGAREVWAVDPDPVARAAATENGEINGIGGRLRVVPSLDPVSGPFDLILANLFADLLAELAPRLRTLLARTGVMVCAGFVSADADRVEQQFAREGLHATQTITEGDWVTLELRRP
- a CDS encoding 16S rRNA (uracil(1498)-N(3))-methyltransferase; the protein is MAVPIFIVEPHQLDGLDAILRGAEFRHLRVRRLQPGSRVVLGDGRGRQRPGVVVAVAATEAVVRFAGAATEGVDSPCRITLAQAALKAPKLDLLIEKATELGVSAIVVYTCERSLGAVSTSRRERWERIARSAAKQCGRATSPTITGPLPGAAVFADATSPLRLLFLEPAATRPAQPISQLAELSTPAAVTTIIGPEGGFTPEERQTAILAGCTPVTLGTRILRAETAAIAALALCQFLWGDLGRSPG
- the gshB gene encoding glutathione synthase, with amino-acid sequence MDPIDRILPDKDTTFVLMLESLHRGHGVYYCTQFDLFTRDSTSFACFRRADVMRGIPHFRLFEERTEPLDWFQVVFMRKDPPVDLDYLFATHLLSLADPARTLVLNNPRALRDANEKLYTLNFPSLIPPTLVTSDMARLRTFLAEVGGEAILKPLDACGGAGIFLIRTGDRNLNSIIETATANGRRLIMAQRYLPEIRQGDKRVILLDGQPLGAVLRVPREDEHRGNIHVGGNCVRSALTARDLEIVAAVGPRLCADGLVLVGLDIIGDYLTEVNVTSPTGVQEINALDGVCLEQSILNLVEGKAPPPS